The following are from one region of the Bacteroidota bacterium genome:
- a CDS encoding nucleoside triphosphate pyrophosphohydrolase family protein, with product MIQEKKSKRILVEKINSVKEFHEVFKIGSREIPEGKLEEWEYKLRHRLMQEENEEYLEACSRGDLVEIADALGDKLYILFGTILKHGLQYKIDEVFDEIHRSNMSKLDENGKPIFREDGKIMKSKKYFKPDIRKILSED from the coding sequence ATGATTCAGGAAAAAAAATCAAAAAGGATTCTCGTGGAAAAAATAAATTCCGTGAAGGAGTTTCACGAAGTTTTTAAAATCGGTTCACGGGAAATTCCCGAAGGGAAATTGGAAGAATGGGAATATAAACTCCGCCACCGTCTGATGCAGGAAGAGAATGAAGAATACCTGGAAGCATGCAGCCGCGGAGACCTTGTTGAAATTGCCGATGCGCTGGGCGATAAACTTTATATTTTGTTCGGAACAATTTTAAAACACGGACTTCAATATAAAATTGACGAAGTGTTTGATGAAATTCACCGCTCCAACATGTCGAAACTGGATGAAAACGGAAAACCGATTTTCCGTGAGGATGGAAAAATTATGAAGAGCAAAAAATATTTTAAGCCGGATATCCGGAAAATTCTTTCGGAAGATTAG
- a CDS encoding thioredoxin family protein, translated as MKIKLFFTFLLFVFFQLFSLAQIQNPVKWKFSVNKISESEAELLLTAKIDNDWHVYSMKQESDQGPISLTFNFEKNKNYSLDGKIIEPKPEKMYDKNFEMNVKYYEHEATHKQKIKILSQESFSVKGTLNYQTCNSSMCLPPTDVDFEFKIEGKGGNADISQVKKDSDTLKTAVVDTTAKQIAGNDENFNDDCGSLEGDNYATLSAWAIFIQGLIGGFLALLTPCVFSMIPLTVSFFIKQSKTRSEGFKNALVYSLSIVIIYVALGFIITKIFGADTLNKMASDVWFNLAFFFIFIIFAASFLGAFEITLPSSWVNKADKAADRGGMLGIFFMAFTLSLVSFSCTGPIIGTLLVQAAVNGSNLGPLLGMAGFAIALALPFALFAAFPAWLNTLPKSGGWLNAVKVSLGFLEIALALKFLSNVDLAYHWGILPREVFIALWIVIFGSWGFYLLGKIKFDHDSEVKSISVYRYMYALIVLSFTVYLIPGLWGAPLKLISGFPPPDFYKEWTSKETSHCPHNLNCFHDYEEGMAYAKNQNKPVMIDFTGWSCVNCRKMEDNVWSDSEILKRLRENYILISLYVDDKTPLPEKEQIVSQTSGQKIKTQGNKWSDLQASVYKTNSQPYYVLLDNNGKKLAQSRGYTPEIETYKKFLDEGLCRYKKRKEN; from the coding sequence ATGAAAATAAAATTATTTTTTACTTTTTTACTTTTTGTTTTTTTCCAACTCTTTTCGCTTGCCCAGATACAAAATCCCGTGAAGTGGAAATTTTCCGTCAATAAAATTTCTGAAAGCGAAGCCGAATTATTGCTGACAGCAAAAATTGACAACGACTGGCATGTGTATTCCATGAAACAGGAAAGCGACCAGGGGCCCATTTCTCTCACATTTAATTTCGAGAAGAATAAAAATTATTCGCTTGATGGAAAAATTATTGAGCCGAAACCGGAGAAGATGTACGATAAAAATTTTGAGATGAATGTGAAATATTATGAGCACGAAGCAACTCACAAACAAAAAATAAAAATTCTTTCGCAGGAAAGTTTTTCAGTGAAAGGAACTTTAAATTACCAAACCTGCAACAGTTCCATGTGCCTTCCGCCAACGGATGTGGATTTTGAGTTTAAGATAGAAGGGAAAGGAGGAAATGCAGACATTTCACAAGTAAAAAAAGATTCTGACACACTGAAAACTGCAGTGGTGGATACAACTGCAAAACAAATTGCAGGAAACGATGAAAATTTTAATGACGATTGCGGTTCGCTCGAAGGAGATAATTATGCAACACTTTCCGCATGGGCAATTTTTATTCAAGGTTTAATCGGTGGGTTCTTGGCGTTGTTAACTCCCTGCGTGTTCTCCATGATTCCGCTCACGGTAAGTTTTTTTATCAAGCAAAGCAAAACGCGCTCGGAAGGATTTAAAAATGCTTTGGTATATTCTCTTTCCATTGTAATTATTTACGTGGCGCTCGGTTTCATCATCACAAAAATTTTCGGAGCCGACACGCTCAACAAAATGGCAAGCGATGTTTGGTTCAACCTTGCTTTCTTTTTCATCTTTATAATTTTTGCCGCTTCTTTTCTCGGAGCATTTGAAATTACGCTTCCGAGTTCGTGGGTGAATAAAGCGGATAAAGCAGCCGACCGCGGAGGGATGCTCGGAATTTTTTTCATGGCATTCACGCTTTCGCTCGTTTCTTTTTCCTGCACGGGACCCATCATCGGAACTCTTTTAGTTCAAGCGGCTGTGAATGGAAGTAATTTGGGCCCGCTTCTCGGAATGGCGGGCTTTGCCATTGCGCTCGCACTTCCGTTCGCACTCTTCGCTGCGTTTCCCGCATGGCTGAACACGCTTCCGAAATCCGGAGGATGGCTGAACGCGGTGAAAGTGAGTTTGGGATTTTTGGAAATTGCGCTCGCGCTGAAATTTTTATCGAACGTAGACCTGGCGTATCACTGGGGAATTCTTCCGCGCGAAGTTTTCATTGCGCTGTGGATTGTGATTTTCGGTTCGTGGGGGTTTTATCTTCTCGGCAAAATAAAATTCGACCACGACTCGGAAGTAAAATCAATTTCGGTTTACCGCTATATGTACGCGCTGATTGTTTTAAGCTTCACGGTGTATTTAATTCCCGGATTGTGGGGAGCGCCATTAAAATTAATCAGCGGATTTCCTCCGCCCGATTTTTATAAAGAATGGACATCAAAAGAAACAAGCCATTGCCCGCATAACTTAAATTGTTTTCATGATTACGAAGAAGGAATGGCGTATGCGAAAAATCAGAACAAACCGGTGATGATTGATTTTACCGGATGGAGTTGCGTGAACTGCCGCAAGATGGAAGACAATGTGTGGAGCGATTCGGAAATTCTCAAACGCCTGCGCGAAAATTATATTTTGATTTCTCTTTATGTGGACGATAAAACTCCGCTTCCGGAAAAAGAACAAATTGTTTCTCAAACCTCCGGACAAAAAATAAAAACGCAGGGAAACAAGTGGAGCGATTTGCAGGCATCGGTTTATAAAACAAATTCTCAGCCGTATTATGTTTTGCTCGATAACAATGGAAAAAAACTTGCGCAGTCGCGCGGATACACCCCGGAAATAGAAACGTACAAGAAATTTTTGGATGAGGGATTGTGCAGATATAAGAAGCGAAAAGAAAACTAA